The Salmo salar unplaced genomic scaffold, Ssal_v3.1, whole genome shotgun sequence genome window below encodes:
- the LOC123739251 gene encoding reelin-like, translating into MHGRAVTFCEPFGERELISVPLNTTTASVLQFALGSGSCRFSYSDPSIIVSFSLNKNNGSDDWITLEKIRAPTNSSTVVHLLPLPVRSKRDGVRVRWSQEAPQGPEGYESCWGLDNILLVNAAHRPPLMEDNLDPPDTANWLFFPGATVKHACQSEGNALYFHGNNEEGVGHSFASTRDIDLHREEGRSYWEEDFESPPTNWDIEGAVYGTQCGEIESGMALVFERGGERKMCTPYLDTTSFGNIRFHFTMGGGECDPGESHENDVILFGRSEGRRDHVLLDTLPYSSYKSPSVVSVALPTDLQTPCHPVLSGAAGTRWCQASRLGRRLHAAAAGSACHTHPRGPVLHQPGLWILPACQQCQSGVFHQSRSFLVPAPHRVSPRLVCWTSPTT; encoded by the exons ATGCACGGCAGAGCAGTCACCTTCTGTGAACCCtttggagagagagaactg ATCAGCGTTCctctcaacaccaccacagcctcCGTCCTGCAGTTTGCTCTCG gctCAGGCTCCTGTCGGTTCAGTTACTCTGACCCCAGCATCATCGTGTCGTTCAGTCTGAACAAGAATAACGGCTCAGATGACTGGATCACCCTGGAGAAGatccg TGCTCCTACTAACAGCAGTACAGTAGTCCATCTCCTACCCCTGCCGGTGCGCTCCAAGAGGGATGGGGTGCGTGTACGGTGGTCCCAGGAGGCCCCCCAGGGGCCCGAGGGCTACGAGTCGTGCTGGGGCCTGGATAACATACTGCTGGTCAACGCTGCTCACAGACCCCCCCTGATGGAGGATAACCTGGACCCCCCCGACACAGCTAACTGGCTCTTCTTCCCTGGAGCCACCGTCAAG CATGCCTGTCAGTCAGAGGGCAACGCTCTGTATTTCCATGGCAACAACGAGGAGGGTGTGGGCCACTCCTTCGCCTCCACCCGAGACATCGACCTCCACCGAGAGGAGGGGCGGAGCTACTGGGAGGAGGACTTTGAAAGCCCGCCCACCAA ctggGACATCGAGGGGGCAGTGTATGGGACCCAGTGTGGAGAGATAGAGTCAGGCATGGCCCTGGTGTtcgagaggggtggagagaggaagaTGTGTACTCCCTACCTGGATACCACCTCCTTTGGAAACATCCGCTTCCACTTCACCATGG GTGGAGGAGAGTGTGACCCAGGAGAGTCCCATGAGAATGATGTCATCTTGTTTGGGAGGTCAGAGGGCAGGAGAGACCACGTGCTGTTAGACACCCTGCCATACTCCTCCTACAAG agtccatctgtagtatcagtagccCTACCTACAGACCTCCAGACCCCCTGTCACCCAGTTCTGTCTGGAGCAGCGGGCACACGGTggtgccaagcgtcacgtctgggccGTAGACTTCATGCAGCTGCTGCCGGTTCTGCCTGCCACACACACCCACGTGGCCCAGTTCTCCATCAACCTGGGCTGTGGATCCTACCAGCCTGCCAACAG TGTCAATCTGGAGTTTTCCACCAATCACGGTCATTCCTGGTCCCTGCTCCACACAGAGTGTCTCCCAGACTTGTGTGCTGGACCTCACCTACCACATAG